GTGGACAAGAAATAAGAACATATATGTACTGACAATCAGACGGGTGTAGTAAGCATATGTATGTtctaaataacaatattttttcaatgcaTGTACCTCCTACCCTGATGTGTTCATCATCTCTCGAAATCACTTGTCAGTTATACAATAGGTCTTGTAATTAGTTATTGTCTTGTCTTTTGAATgatcaatgtaaaatatatttcatccCGCAACAGAAATTATTCGTAGCTCAATGACTTCACAATGTGTTGTCCTTTTTTGGGTTACTTAAAAGGTAGCTGTGTTTTCCTACAATATGTTCAATTACTGTTCAGAGCATTGATTCTGTTTGataatgcaaataaaaataaatgtcagtCAATATGTGTTTAGGATCTAATTAAGGAATTTGACCCTGTTGGTCGCTCTGATATTGTAGCAAACTGATAAAGGTATGATAATGACCGGCAATATCGGAccaacaaagaaatatttactaTCTTGTGTGccaaaaataagttaaatatCAACAAAATAGGTATGGTATATGATCAAAATAAAGAGAAAGTAGCGAAAACTGTTCCTGAAGCTCTTAAATTAATATCAGAATTATGATGAACAATGCAAGTAAAGAGCaaacacataaaatataataaaggttcttataaaacatattctttatctcttgaaaatataataatcggtactggtactgatgataaacccgaacagaaaatgcggttttttacctgtaacttttttatttttgcaaattgaaatcaatggttggtatcaaaataaagcttaacatttgctgaaaactttacataattcaaattttatatttagtaagcaaactcacacgaagtgaggtcctgaaaggggtttgtaaaatggggactgtatgaacgttgactgatgataaattcgaccactttgtcatttacaaaatttttttcgtattattatattgaaactttccccaaaaagctgcaacagtcattcctgatcaagtaatgaaaagtgacccaatgtcaggccttcatgtttcgacagtgagcatgcgcaaaaaacaccctcttccccagtaattttggataaatattttttatacaaataaatgtaagtcatttatttacacagaatatttactaattttgtttttgtttacaccagttggtgtggtaagtggaaactattagatggtgtgttcaattttataaatgacCGCTTGCAActgaatatttccaaggtggtcgactttatcatctgtccgggtttatcatcagtagcagtaaatgtaatttttttttcgaaaacgaTAATTAGATAAGTTCGTTGTGCTTCACCAGTTCGAGATACGTTGGATTTATAAATAACCCTATCATGTATAAATATTCAAAACGAAAATAAACTCCCAGTTAGTGAACAGTGTACAAAGGACAAACCATATTCTTAAATATAGTTGTTATCTAAAGTTCGTTTCTTTCTTGAAATAATAGTAGTGCGAAACATGTAAGTAATACTTCTGGTCTTTAGAGTGATTTAAAGCACTTGTACGGACTTAAACATCTGAAGTTTCAAAGCGAAACtaattttttaactattttctttactttttcctCTTGTTTAGATTAAGAAATAACAAGGCTGGTTTCATCCggacatttttttattcttaatatttaattcactttaaaCCTTCGGTTtaataaatagtataaatatatatttcaggaATCCCAGTTTGATATCGAAACTGCGGGTGACCTGTTGTAATAGAAACTAgaaataaaagtataatattataccacagaaaaaaacacctacgaacaaacgcacgcacgcacgcacacgacCATTCATCGGAATTTCTACTTTTATATCAACGTCTGTAAAGAAGTAAATATGATATCATGATTTGAATTAAATCGAAACTATACAATAATTACTGGTCGACTGAGGAAACCAACTTTTAAACATGTACTGtgactgatgataaacccgaacagaaaatgcggtttttttttacctgtaacttttatttctgcaaattgtaatcaatggtcggtatcaaaataaagcttagccTTTGCTGAAagctttacataattcaaatttatatttaataagcaaactcacacgaagtgacgccctgaaaggggtatgtaaaatggggactgtatgaacgttgactgatgatacactttgtcatttacaaaattttcttggtattattatattgaaactttccccaaaaagctgcaacagtcattcctgatcaagtaatgaaaagttaccaaatgtcaggccttcatgtttcgacagtgagcatgcgcaaaagacaccctcttccccagtatttttggataaatattgtttatacaaataaatgtaagtcatttatttatacagaatatttaccaattttgtttttgtttacaccagttggtgttgtaagtgaaaactattagatggtgtgttcaattttataaataaccgattgcaatcgaatatttctaaggtggtcgactttatcatctgtccgggtttatcatcagtaccagtacattGCGCACGGAGCTATATGCGTGTAGCAATTATGGACAGATATCCGCCTCCCTccagttaataaaaaaaaacattagaaatGTCATCCAAGTAGTAGCTATCTTCCACTCCATATTGCCTTATCATTCCGCATTTTGCCAGATTTTTCCCAGAATATTATCTATGGGAAGTTATTGGCCTATATCTTTACCTATTTTATAGACTGATATTGTTGTTAAATAAGACATCGCCTATCAAAGAAATCCCCGCTAAGATAGATAATTTGTCATAATGTAATTGACCTTTTAATATAATGTATTTCCAGAAAATGGACACAGAGACCGAGTACTACATGAGAATTATTTTGCTCATTTTTAAAGCTGGGACGATGACCTGTAGAGGCATTATTAAAAGAGAACTTACTAGTGTCACACTCGATCAGATTTTACAACCGCATGAGCCAAAGTTGAAACATAAACTTTTAAAAGCACAGTGTTTGCTGTTAtttccaaaacaaggtcaagccGATCCTGAGGACTTTGATCTTTCTTTGCTGCTTGTTGTATTGTTAGATGTTTTGAACATTCCACATGATGAAAGACAAGAAATTGAATCTCttaaagaaatgagaaataaaataattcatgacagaAAGGTGTCATTAGACAAAGTTTCATACACGGCGATGAAGACGACCCTAGAGAACTCATTGTCAAAATTATCAAAAGGTCTTCAGGCAGAGATACAGAAAGAGTGTACAGAAATGATTCATAAGTTCTTGACCGAGCCCCTTGATGAGACTGCAGCGCTTCAATATGTCCATGGCATACGAAATGATGAAGAAATACTTCAGAGGGTCCATGAAATGCTAGAAGAACAAACGTGGACATTCGTTAAGGAGATAAACAAATTAGAAAATCGAATGGAGACAAAGTTCGAGAATATGAAACGTAGTTTTTCCTTTTACATCTAACAGCAGCTTTTAATTTGTATCTTTTAAGTCAAATATTTACTTCATATACAAACTAAAGAATTCCGATTGATATGCATAACTTATAATTCcacaaaattaataaatgattgaaattaaaaatagtaTATTATATCTATTTAAATTGACCCATGTCAGGTAGGACAGTAATAAGAATACTCTACAAATTGCATTTTATTTAGATATGATAAAGGTCTCCTTAGTAGAAATCACTCAATTTTTCATCTAACTGCTTTTCTGGGGAATATTTATTATAGACAGTCTTTTTATTCTGGcaactttaaaacatatttaaaaccaTGATCTCAATCTACGCCGGACTTTTATATAGGAAAACTGTTATAGACTTATTACTGCTTCGTTTTATTTCCTATTCAAAAGGCAAAGGCATAGTATTCATCACCATGATCCTTTGTATGATATGATTTTAGTCGAAgtgtgtttttatatatatatatatatatatatatatatatatatatatatgtattttcttgTTCTTCAGATGATCAAGAAACAGTCTTTGATAAAATGATCAAAACTATGAAAGGTAAGACGGCATATTCGTCATTTTATCTTTCACGTTTAAATTCACCATGGGTGTTTGAACTTCTCGCCCAAGGATGACATCAGTTTGACGTAACAAGAATTGAGAAATCATAAATCATTGAAACATCATTGAAACATTTAATTGTCGCTTGTCGttctattgtttgttttataaacgTGGTTCAAATTGAAGttaacatttcaataaaaaaatgtaaattattgcatATAAAAATGGCATGATATTTCTTTAATCATTGATGTTATCTTTTATCATATACAGAATGTCACGAAAAAAATGAAAGCCGAAAGGATGCGGAAAAATGCGATACTACATCTTCCGCCCTTTGCGAGAAATGCCTTGAAGATTACATTTCCAGCACAGCGACAATTTACTGTCACAGTTGCAGTCAATTTCTATGCCATGATTGTTACCAGTCAACACACGTCAAATCCCTATTTCTTAGCATGAAGAATCATCACTTACAAAATGCGGGAGATGCAGCAAAAAAAGAGGTGAATATGAAAGGTATGGATATGTGTAATGTACACAGTGTATACTATACTTGTTACTGTAAAAAACACGAAAAGTTGTGTTGTGACAAATGCCTTCCTGAGAAACATCATGGTTGTCGAAACATTGTTGACATAAAGAAAATCGCAATAAGTTCTGCCAACTTTATGCTAGATCCAGTCGCAGAAATCAAACGTCTACATGATGATACGATTTCAATGGAGGAATGGATTGCGTCATTTGAGAAGAAACTGAACACACAATTACAAGAACTGCCATCAATCCTACAAGAAAAAAGGACGAGACTGATAGAATTGTTTGACAAAAAGGCCAGGATGCTCACAACTGAAGCAGAAATGATTCATGGagaaaaaatgtcacaaattCAAAAGAATCGTTCTCAATGTAAAGAGCTTATTGATAACACCGAACAGACAAAACGTTCAATGATACGCATTGCAGCCAATGGAACCACTGACCAAAAATTTATTGCATATCGCAGACTAAATgatcaaataaaaacttttcagGACAGCTTTGCTCGTATAAGAGAAATGTATGAGAACTCACCTGGCTTAGTTGATATCAAAAGTTTTGAAGAAAACGTGTAGATCCTTCGATCAATGTTGATTGTGCGAGGTAAAGACATTTACTGGCGCTTGTGCAACCATAGACTGAAATATGCTATTATGCAAGGTTCATGCATCCCATAAATATCTGTAAGATGTAAAAAAAGAAGTTTTCTGATAGAAAATGTACATACACTGTATACAGTTGTTAGCCTTTTATTATTGAAATTACTTATAGTTTATTGGTATATCCTAAAATAATTAGAGACACTAGCTTTGAActgttttgttactttttttatcCTTTGGGATCATTTGGTCCAACCGTTGGTCTAGAATACCACATTAAGCGAAATAAGAGGTGTGTGACTTTTCATTCCCTGTCTTGAATAGACTCGAATCAACCTGAGTCTGCTGTTTTTGCTCTGTTCCTTTCTATGCTTCCGAAGAATCGTCTTATAGATTTATTCGTATAAACACGTATTGTCCGTTCCTTTAAATTTTGAACCTTGTCAGCATACTTATAATAGTAGATCCTAGATGTAAATGACAAAACAAACGGTAAAAGAACAAAACACTGATTAAACTATGGGTTTTTATAGGTACGAAAGCTTGTCATGATAGGCCTTTGTTTTAAATAGGTTCAGTTTCTATTTATATAAACTTAAATAATGATCAATACAGAATAACATGTATCCGTTTGGATATCTTATTTCATCAAATCTTAAACTTTTCCTGCACTCAAAGGTGCGTTACCAATTTGAAAAGTTGAAAACAGAACGGAAATTGGCTACCATATCAAAAAGATATTGAAGAAACAATTGTGTGAATGCATCTCCAGCACGGGCAAATCTTCAAGCTCATCAATGTATTTTATACCCGAATACAATTTACTCAAATTataaaaggtaaggatagattttttggaagcatagagcacaGCAAATACAGCCAGAGCCATACATTGCAAAGTACGCCTGTCACACATAGAAACTATCGTACAAAGATACAGctgacgggttgcttcaaatatccatcaacaaatatattttattaaatgaaagatTCAAAAATGGGGATGGGGTAAAGCAAAGGGGGGACCATAATTCCTATCTTATATTCAAGATTATGTTTATTTTCTCATTCAAATTGCTTTGCTTGATTCGGTGGTGCATACTTTTAAGCTAAAAATTACCCCCAAAATTACCCCCCAAAAAATCAAATTGTCCACTCAAGGTTGCTAAAGAGCAGACTCCCTAACCCCGCGTTCAAACgggaaatgtaaacattattctTATAACCACGTTACATTTATAAACAAGCATAACGTAATGAGCGTAGTGATCTATCTTTGgggtaataaaataatgcaagtaCCGCTGTTTGTCGCTTCATTGAAAAACCAAAGTATTGATCATACAACATATGAATGTAGACATTGAATGCAAGCGCGTTTTCAAATATTACTTAATAATTATTTTCACaacctttaacaaaaaaaaaatcaacatgtcCTGAAACTTTATCCAGATTGTACAAGGCTGAACATGTTGTATGACTAAGTGTTCTTTGGCCTTAAAGATATTTGATAGTGTATTGATACGCTGGTCTATCTGATTGGTTGAGATTGCTTAAAATCATAGTGAAATTGATTTTTAGAGTGAGAGTTATTCTAATACTGCCATTTCTTTCTCATCAGTGCTGTTATTCGGAATTGTCAAAATTACATTCATGAGCAACAGAAAGGTGAGAcatttacagaaatttaaatatttatgaaaaatattcgTGGCTTCGATATATCTTATATACAAGTCagttatataaacaatatttgtattgaaataaGTGAAATATTTCGAACAGCAGCATGGCAAAAACATGCAGTTGCATGATATGTTAAAATCTTTCCCCGAACAGTTATCCCGTCTTTtccaaatttatgataaaataacaaatacattACACAATAATTGTTTAACTGCCTGTCTTGTATAAGAAGTATATATACAATTTTACTTCCCAAAACCACACAACACGAACAAGTCGATATTTGTTCGAATGCAAATTTGTGCCTCCGGGAAGATTTCATCTGTGATTCCATTGTTTACCAATTAGCGGTCACCGATTAGAATCACATCATGTCAATCAAAGGATCAAATGCTGCCGAAGATCTTGATAATTAGATAATGATCTTTCATGAAAGAAATGATTAGTGgtttaaatttttatgttaaCATCAAACATCTTCACggacttttaattttaattgcgGTATCATTAAAAGCGAGTATTTAGTGAAGAAATggggacgcagtggtccagtggtaacactgtttgactacgaaaccagggtcgtgagttcgagcctcagtttctccaactaaaaattacaaacattaggataagagtcccgtgtatgagtgctttacacctggtacgctaaagaaccagggaagcttctggaattgcactatcctcccattaagattactaacagtcttctggaggagtcgctcATATGGGTTACAGGAGGTGACTTTAAATACTTagtatacaaacaaacaaacaaacacagaaatGGGGAAATTAATTAGCCAGCGTGAAAATTTGACTTCGGACAATGGTTTGATTTTGTAATTGTTCAAACAGTTTCTCAAACTGTCGCAATTTCAACAGAATGTAGGTTTGTAAATAATGAGTAAACCTTTTAATATCACGGCATTTTACGAAATGTTCATCATCTGCGTAAATTATATAACTATAAGATAACGTAGAAACATCGTAAAACTGTACTGTCGCTACAGGACAAAATTAAGATAATTTGCGCTTCCGAACTTGCTCTAAATTACAGAGAACGATTTATATATGCAGTTGTATTTGTCCAAAACACTCCGTGCTTCCAAATACCGGAAACTTCTAATAAAAAGACTTTTCTCCTGGTCCCGAGGGTGtgcggttttcggaagttacactgtagaATCACGTCCGCATTAGGAGTAAAAGTGTCAGTACCTTCATTCGATTTCACTTGCATTTGGTCTAATACAAGtttttttaaaggaataaatactGTATACGAATATTTTCCTTCTTCAGATACCCAATCAGTAAAATGGATGAAGTATTTGATGAAATAGATGTCGCTGTCTTTCATAGATGTATAGAACAAGAAAACGTGCAGTTCTTCGAATTAGGAATAAACAAAAACCCGTTTATGGTGGATATATGCAATGAAAAGGGTGAAACAGCTCTTCATGTAGCATGCAAGCATCCTGACGTTAATGCATTTACTCGTCGTATACTTGGAGGGATATCAAATGTAAATGCACAGAACTACTGGAGACAAACTCCTTTGCACTATGCCGCCGCTGCTAGGTCAGTGAAAACTACTAAACTACTTCTAAGTCAGCCAGGAATCGATGTAAACTGCAGGGATATCAATGGTTACACAGCACTGCATACGTTTGTGATTTCTAACAAGAAATTTGACGACAACTGGAAAGAGGGGATGAAAATTTTTGTTGAAGCAAAAATTGACATTAACGCTCAAACTAAATATGGACAAACTATTCTGCATTTAGCATCCCTTCAAGACGACAATACAAAATTTCTCGGTTACATGATGTGCAAATATCAAGATATTGATTTTAAAGCAGTAAACAAGGCTGGAGAAAACTTTCTTCACATTTACAGCATGACGGAGATTGGTGACGACTGTATGAGTTTCTTTGAGAAAATGAGCAAGTTCAATAAGCCTGTCTTACAAAAGTTACTCAGTCAGCAAGACGAGTCTGGTTCGACACCCTGGTGTCTCATGGTTGAAAATGGAGAATTAACTTTCGAACATTTCAAAAGCATGATAGAAGCGTACGGTGTGTCTGTTCATGGCATCGACAATCTTGGTAACACTGCACTGCATCGACGTGTAGGTAAAGTTGGTGCATTATCAGAACACAACTTGAAAATTTGCAATCTGATGGCACAGATGGGTATAGATGTGAATTGTCTTAACGTTTTCGGTCAATCAGCTGGGTCggtgatattttataaagaagtttGTGAGTTCTTACTCCACAATAAGCTTGATTTTACAATACCAGATCGCTGGGGCAGGACTCCAATCTTTTACATGCTTTACCAGTTCACCAATCCTGACGTTCTTCAAGCAATGTTAAGAACGTGTCGTCATATTGGAAACGCTAGAGATGACTATGGGGCAACACCCCTTCATTATGCTGCATACAGAGGACTAGAGGAGCATATGCTAGTGCTGTTGAACCATGGTGCTGATGCAAACGCCAAAGACTCACTAGGGGACACTCCATTAGATACTGCACGTCGGCATGGAAATCTAAATTGCTGGAAATTGCTAGCTTCGGCTATGCGCCTTCCAACCACTGACAAAAATGACTTTCTGTATAAGTCACAAAGTGTAACATTGAACGTGTCATCCCTATATAAGGATCAGCCTTTAGATAAACTACTGACAGGATTTCCTAAAGacattaaaatgtttgcagaacGTGCTCTTAAATCAAAATACAAAGCTGAAAAGACACTCGACAATAATTCAGATGTATCCGAGATAGTATTAGCAGTGAATCAACACGTCCGAAGTATTTGTCAGATTGTAAGCGGGTATGACTCTAGATTTCGAATATCTTTATTTCCAACCGGAAGTTCAGCGGAAGGTACGAAAGTAGGACCACCTGATGAATTCGACTTTGTGCTTTGTATTGAGAGTCTGGGTGAAAATTGTGACATAGAAACATCTGAGTTTGCAAATCCCGGATACGCAAAACTACGGTTTCGAGACAATCCCGTGCATGATGAGTATATGTCGTTTTCTGACACTGATCGTTATTTCTTGGCGTTACCATTTCTACACTATCTGTTTCGATATATAAGAAGAGCTCTGAATGAAAGACAACTTTGGAAAGACGGTAGTCTTTATACCAGATCTGAAGAAACAATTCGTGTCCTCTACAAGAAACCCGTCTTCAATTACGACTTGTACTGGGTCGGGGCACACaacaagaatttgaaaataaGCATCGACCTAGTGCCAGCAGTATATCAACGAGGATGGTGGCCAAGGCATACCAAGTTGGACCATATGAAACTGATGAATGAGACTGTGAAAGCTGCCGGTTGCTTCGTGTTGATGCAAACAGAAGAAAACAGCTTTTCCCAAGGATGGTATCAAATGAACGATTCGATAAACTTAACATGCAACTCCCCGAATAGAGATGACAAACACCGGCTCCTACAGATAAGCGTTGCTCCTGCAGAAATTGCCATCATGAAATCTCTTCCGGAAATTTACCGGCATGCGTATGCTTTAGCAAAGATTGTGAAAAGTGCAGATATTTGTCCAGACGTTCAAATTGACATGGAGCCTCCGGTTATTGACAGTTCAGTTTACgaaaaatttagaaaacaatCCGTCAGTCCACCAAAAGAGATAAAAAGCTATTGGctgaaaaattgtatattttacttagCCGACGAAAGAGGATCGTACATGTGTGGGAATATAACTCCACTTGAAATAACAGGATTAGCATACCAAAAACTTCTCGAGTTCGCTCTTTCTTGGAATTTCAAACCGTACGTTCTCCACAAGTACGATCTGTTTGACTTCGAACCAGAAAGCTCTAATTTTGACGTATTTATCATTAGACGGAAGGTATGCATTGAAACGGTGCTGGCAATACTAGGGAAGCGTTTGCCACAGAACTTCATTAACTGGATAAAGACTTGTAAACGAAACTACTACTCACATGTGTAGCTAATACCCAGTCACAAGAACGCATGTAGATTAGTTGGATGTCTCAACTTTGACACTTTCTGGGGTCACGAAAAAATTATTGAGTTTTTGGCAGCTTGTGATTTCTCTGTGAAAACTGACCTACAATCTGTCATTGTATAAAACCTTCATGCTCTCACCtcaaactttaaaatgatttcatcTTAAGTAAAAGGAGAAATAACACTTTGGATATATTCCGCACTGGTTAACGGTATCAATACTAAAAAGGTAAAGCTGACATGCCGGAAGCACTGGTCACATCAAACACAGCCAAAGCTATTCACCGCAAAGTAGGCGAgccacaaatagaaactgtagtggagAGTTGCttcaaaaaactttattttattacacGTCTAAAGCTGTACAGAAATGCTGGTTGGGTCAGGTTTCAGCAGTATTTCAAATGATGGTCACCTTACTGATTATAACACAAAGTCAGTTTGGTAATTATGGTCAGAATTTTGGAATACTCCTAGAAGGAAAAGAATGCCAGAGTTTACAAAATACTGCAGTTCGATATCtaagatgattttttttcggtTCTGTGTACAAATGTACTATTCGTAACAAATTTTCTAACTCCATACTTGTTTTTGATCATGTCTCTTTCAAATATTgacacatttcaaataaaaagctGGACACACGATTCAATGGTTGTTTaattgcaataaaactttatgataatattacaggcgcgtagctgcctttacgcagatacgcagctgcgtagtgaaaatcttgCAAGCATACACAATTAAATTGGCTAATCTATTTCGTTGCAATAAGAAGTCTATATCATGCAACGGATATTGCTTCATACGCAATCACTGCTTACTTTATATTCTGTTTAAAGTAGTGTAAACTCCGGTTAtagcgaactcatcgggacaagcaaaatgtgttagTTAAACATATAGCTAACATGTTCCTTAAGgcattatttgtatagcaaactgatttatataattagttgatttaacgtaCGTTGAAATCCACCAATTGCCTTATACTATTATagtttgtagttttataacaatttaggttcagttttgcaatttatttcgttatcctactatttgattacttattttgtaGGCCTAATAAtcctgaacatgtaaaatattacaatcatacgccGTCTTTGTTAACGGTTTAAAAATGCAAGCTTCTattacaaaattataatacaatgtcaaaaaaaaatgaaaaaatgccaGCTTTCAAGCCTAAAAAATTTAATAGGACATAAAGTATAATACTGCAAACGTAATTTTCACgcataataattattaagttattttcagtCGTCATCGAATATCtgatatatcttataattgtacttgaatgtataaaattatcaattattcaatGTTCAcattgttgtagaaaataaaatccaatagaaatcaaataattacacccAATTAAATCCTACGCTATTGTCCGGGTATGACACCAACAAGGGCACAAGTCGTACGATATTACAGTTTGTGACATCcagttcacagtgagataaatatcttctttctttctttcttaatggtgattgcatatttttcaatggcctaataggtaactaaattatatgtattatatttcagaagaccttaaacaaaattcttaaaaattatcagatcaagatttcagtgtaatacttggttttagatgtcgttgagatatatc
This window of the Mercenaria mercenaria strain notata chromosome 5, MADL_Memer_1, whole genome shotgun sequence genome carries:
- the LOC123558787 gene encoding uncharacterized protein LOC123558787, which codes for MDTETEYYMRIILLIFKAGTMTCRGIIKRELTSVTLDQILQPHEPKLKHKLLKAQCLLLFPKQGQADPEDFDLSLLLVVLLDVLNIPHDERQEIESLKEMRNKIIHDRKVSLDKVSYTAMKTTLENSLSKLSKGLQAEIQKECTEMIHKFLTEPLDETAALQYVHGIRNDEEILQRVHEMLEEQTWTFVKEINKLENRMETKFENMKHDQETVFDKMIKTMKECHEKNESRKDAEKCDTTSSALCEKCLEDYISSTATIYCHSCSQFLCHDCYQSTHVKSLFLSMKNHHLQNAGDAAKKEVNMKGMDMCNVHSVYYTCYCKKHEKLCCDKCLPEKHHGCRNIVDIKKIAISSANFMLDPVAEIKRLHDDTISMEEWIASFEKKLNTQLQELPSILQEKRTRLIELFDKKARMLTTEAEMIHGEKMSQIQKNRSQCKELIDNTEQTKRSMIRIAANGTTDQKFIAYRRLNDQIKTFQDSFARIREMYENSPGLVDIKSFEENV
- the LOC123558119 gene encoding uncharacterized protein LOC123558119, yielding MDEVFDEIDVAVFHRCIEQENVQFFELGINKNPFMVDICNEKGETALHVACKHPDVNAFTRRILGGISNVNAQNYWRQTPLHYAAAARSVKTTKLLLSQPGIDVNCRDINGYTALHTFVISNKKFDDNWKEGMKIFVEAKIDINAQTKYGQTILHLASLQDDNTKFLGYMMCKYQDIDFKAVNKAGENFLHIYSMTEIGDDCMSFFEKMSKFNKPVLQKLLSQQDESGSTPWCLMVENGELTFEHFKSMIEAYGVSVHGIDNLGNTALHRRVGKVGALSEHNLKICNLMAQMGIDVNCLNVFGQSAGSVIFYKEVCEFLLHNKLDFTIPDRWGRTPIFYMLYQFTNPDVLQAMLRTCRHIGNARDDYGATPLHYAAYRGLEEHMLVLLNHGADANAKDSLGDTPLDTARRHGNLNCWKLLASAMRLPTTDKNDFLYKSQSVTLNVSSLYKDQPLDKLLTGFPKDIKMFAERALKSKYKAEKTLDNNSDVSEIVLAVNQHVRSICQIVSGYDSRFRISLFPTGSSAEGTKVGPPDEFDFVLCIESLGENCDIETSEFANPGYAKLRFRDNPVHDEYMSFSDTDRYFLALPFLHYLFRYIRRALNERQLWKDGSLYTRSEETIRVLYKKPVFNYDLYWVGAHNKNLKISIDLVPAVYQRGWWPRHTKLDHMKLMNETVKAAGCFVLMQTEENSFSQGWYQMNDSINLTCNSPNRDDKHRLLQISVAPAEIAIMKSLPEIYRHAYALAKIVKSADICPDVQIDMEPPVIDSSVYEKFRKQSVSPPKEIKSYWLKNCIFYLADERGSYMCGNITPLEITGLAYQKLLEFALSWNFKPYVLHKYDLFDFEPESSNFDVFIIRRKVCIETVLAILGKRLPQNFINWIKTCKRNYYSHV